One window of Phocoena phocoena chromosome 13, mPhoPho1.1, whole genome shotgun sequence genomic DNA carries:
- the ARVCF gene encoding splicing regulator ARVCF isoform X2 — MPAELRQEQSPGSQASLAMMPEAPEVLEETVTVEEDPGTPTSHVSIVTSEDGTTRRTETKVTKTVKTVTTRTVRQVPVGPDGLPLLDGGHPLGPFTDGPLDRHFLLRGGGPAATLSRTCLGSGGGFPDEPRDVPSYGSLSRGLGVRPPRGGPLGPGPGDGCFTLPSRREAFPAGPEPGPPAGRSQPERFQAEPYGLEDDTRSLAAEDEGGPELEPDCGTAARRRPDCGRGLRTRAYEDVADDGGELMEERPPFPATTAPLAQPEHGSLGSLDRAVRRSPSVDSARKEPRWRDPELPEVLAMLRHPVDPVKANAAAYLQHLCFENEGVKRRVRQLRGLPLLVALLDHPRAEVRRRACGALRNLSYGRDADNKAAIRDCGGVPALVRLLRAARDSEVRELVTGTLWNLSSYEPLKMVIIDHGLQTLTHEVIVPHSGWEPEPNEDSKPRDAEWTTVFKNTSGCLRNVSSDGAEARRRLRECEGLVDALLHALQSAVGRKDTDNKSVENCVCIVRNLSYHVHKEVPGADRYQEAEPRPPGSAMGAQRRRREDAGCFGGKKAKGKRVGEMDRNFDTLDLPKRTEAAKGFELLYQPEVVRLYLSLLTESRNFNTLEAAAGALQNLSAGNWVWATYIRATVRKERGLPVLVELLQSETDKVVRAVAIALRNLSLDRRNKDLIGSYAMAELVRNVRSAQAPARPGACLEEDTVVAVLNTIHEIVSDSLDNARSLLQARGVPALVALGASSQSVREAKAASHVLQTVWSYKELRGALQRDGWTKARFQSGSANAKGPKAPPSPGGLDDSTLPLVDKSLDGEKPGSRDVIPMEALGPDGYSAVDGRECRARGSDPAGEASEKESLKPDPCRKVPPPGPSRPAVRLVDAVGDAKPQPVDSWV, encoded by the exons GAGCAGAGCCCGGGCAGCCAGGCCTCTTTGGCCATGATGCCGGAGGCGCCTGAGGTGCTGGAGGAGACAGTGACAGTGGAGGAGGACCCTGGCACCCCCACCTCCCATGTGTCCATCGTCACATCGGAAGATGGCACCACTCGTCGCACTGAGACCAAG GTCACCAAGACAGTCAAGACGGTGACCACTCGAACAGTGCGCCAGGTGCCCGTGGGCCCCGATGGCCTCCCCCTGCTGGACGGTGGCCACCCACTGGGCCCCTTCACCGATGGCCCCCTGGACCGACACTTCCTGCTGCGCGGGGGTGGCCCGGCGGCCACACTCTCCCGCACCTGCCTTGGCAGCGGAGGCGGCTTTCCTGACGAGCCCCGCGACGTCCCCAGCTATGGCAGCCTGTCCCGTGGGCTGGGTGTGCGGCCTCCGCGTGGAGGCCCCCTGGGCCCAGGCCCTGGTGATGGCTGCTTCACGCTGCCCAGCCGCCGGGAGGCCTTCCCCGCAGGCCCTGAGCCTGGTCCACCAGCTGGCCGCTCCCAGCCCGAGCGGTTCCAGGCAGAGCCGTATGGCTTGGAGGACGACACTCGCAGCCTGGCTGCTGAGGACGAGGGGGGCCCGGAGCTGGAGCCTGACTGTGGCACAGCCGCACGGAGGAGGCCAGACTGTGGGCGGGGCCTGCGCACCAG GGCCTACGAGGACGTGGCGGACGATGGCGGTGAGCTGATGGAGGAGCGGCCCCCCTTCCCAGCCACGACGGCGCCCCTGGCCCAGCCGGAACATGgcagcctgggcagcctggacCGGGCAGTGCGGCGCTCACCCTCGGTGGACAGTGCCCGCAAGGAGCCGCGCTGGCGGGACCCCGAGCTGCCCGAGGTGCTGGCCATGCTGCGGCACCCCGTGGACCCCGTGAAGGCCAACGCGGCCGCCTACCTGCAGCACCTGTGCTTTGAGAACGAGGGTGTCAAGCGCCGCGTGCGGCAGCTGCGGGGGCTGCCGCTGCTTGTGGCCCTGCTGGACCACCCGCGGGCAGAGGTGCGGCGCCGGGCCTGTGGGGCACTGCGGAACCTCTCGTATGGCAGGGATGCTGACAACAAGGCCGCCATCCGGGACTGCGGTGGTGTGCCTGCCCTGGTGCGCCTGCTGCGGGCTGCCCGGGACAGCGAGGTCCGCGAGCTCGTCACAG GCACACTCTGGAACCTGTCGTCCTACGAACCCCTGAAGATGGTCATCATTGACCACGGCCTGCAGACGCTGACCCATGAGGTCATTGTGCCACACTCGGGCTGGGAGCCAGAGCCCAACGAAGACTCCAAGCCACGGGATGCTGAGTGGACGACTGTCTTCAAGAACACATCAGGCTGCTTGAG GAATGTGAGCTCAGATGGTGCAGAGGCCCGGCGGCGACTCCGTGAGTGTGAGGGGCTGGTGGACGCACTCCTGCACGCCCTGCAGTCAGCCGTGGGCAGGAAGGACACGGACAACAAG TCAGTGGAGAACTGCGTGTGCATCGTGCGGAACCTCTCCTACCACGTGCACAAGGAGGTGCCGGGGGCTGACAGGTACCAGGAGGCCGAGCCCAGGCCCCCGGGCAGTGCCATGGGTGCCCAGCGCCGGAGGAGGGAGGACGCCGGCTGCTTTGGTGGCAAGAAGGCCAAAG GAAAGAGGGTTGGTGAGATGGACCGGAACTTTGACACTCTGGACCTACCCAAGCGGACTGAGGCTGCCAAAG GCTTCGAGCTGCTGTACCAGCCCGAGGTAGTGCGTCTCTACCTGTCCCTCCTGACGGAGAGTCGGAACTTCAATACTCTGGAGGCCGCAGCCGGTGCCCTGCAGAACCTCAGTGCTGGCAACTGGGTG TGGGCCACGTACATCCGCGCCACAGTGCGCAAGGAGCGTGGGCTGCCGGTGCTGGTGGAGCTGCTGCAGTCGGAGACCGACAAGGTGGTGCGCGCCGTCGCCATCGCCCTGCGCAACCTCTCGCTGGACCGGCGCAACAAGGACCTCATCG GGAGCTACGCCATGGCCGAGCTCGTGCGAAATGTGCGCAGCGCGCAGGCACCCGCGCGGCCCGGGGCCTGTCTGGAGGAGGACACAGTGGTGGCCGTGCTCAACACCATCCACGAGATCGTGTCTGACAGCCTGGACAACGCGCGCTCGCTGCTGCAGGCCCGCGGCGTGCCTGCGCTGGTGGCACTTGGCGCCtccag CCAATCGGTGCGCGAGGCGAAGGCCGCATCCCATGTGCTGCAGACGGTGTGGAGTTACAAGGAGCTGCGTGGTGCTCTGCAGAGGGACGGCTGGACCAAGGCGCGCTTCCAG TCGGGTTCTGCTAATGCCAAGGGCCCCAAGGCACCACCGAGTCCCGGAGGCTTGGACGATAGCACACTGCCGCTGGTGGACAAGAGCCTGG ACGGCGAGAAGCCAGGCAGCCGGGACGTGATCCCCATGGAGGCACTTGGCCCAG ATGGATACTCCGCCGTTGACGGGAGGGAGTGCAGGGCTCGAGGCAGTGACCCTGCAGGGGAGGCCTCTGAGAAGGAATCGTTGAAA CCCGACCCCTGCAGGAAGGTTCCTCCTCCCGGGCCCAGCAGACCCGCGGTCAGGCTGGTGGACGCCGTGGGGGATGCTAAGCCTCAGCCTGTTGACTCCTGGGTCTAG
- the ARVCF gene encoding splicing regulator ARVCF isoform X1, whose amino-acid sequence MEDCNVHSAASILASVKEQEARFERLTRALEQERRHVALQLERAQQPGMGSSGVGSGQPLSMAWQQLVLQEQSPGSQASLAMMPEAPEVLEETVTVEEDPGTPTSHVSIVTSEDGTTRRTETKVTKTVKTVTTRTVRQVPVGPDGLPLLDGGHPLGPFTDGPLDRHFLLRGGGPAATLSRTCLGSGGGFPDEPRDVPSYGSLSRGLGVRPPRGGPLGPGPGDGCFTLPSRREAFPAGPEPGPPAGRSQPERFQAEPYGLEDDTRSLAAEDEGGPELEPDCGTAARRRPDCGRGLRTRAYEDVADDGGELMEERPPFPATTAPLAQPEHGSLGSLDRAVRRSPSVDSARKEPRWRDPELPEVLAMLRHPVDPVKANAAAYLQHLCFENEGVKRRVRQLRGLPLLVALLDHPRAEVRRRACGALRNLSYGRDADNKAAIRDCGGVPALVRLLRAARDSEVRELVTGTLWNLSSYEPLKMVIIDHGLQTLTHEVIVPHSGWEPEPNEDSKPRDAEWTTVFKNTSGCLRNVSSDGAEARRRLRECEGLVDALLHALQSAVGRKDTDNKSVENCVCIVRNLSYHVHKEVPGADRYQEAEPRPPGSAMGAQRRRREDAGCFGGKKAKEEWFHEGKRVGEMDRNFDTLDLPKRTEAAKGFELLYQPEVVRLYLSLLTESRNFNTLEAAAGALQNLSAGNWVWATYIRATVRKERGLPVLVELLQSETDKVVRAVAIALRNLSLDRRNKDLIGSYAMAELVRNVRSAQAPARPGACLEEDTVVAVLNTIHEIVSDSLDNARSLLQARGVPALVALGASSQSVREAKAASHVLQTVWSYKELRGALQRDGWTKARFQSGSANAKGPKAPPSPGGLDDSTLPLVDKSLDGEKPGSRDVIPMEALGPDGYSAVDGRECRARGSDPAGEASEKESLKPDPCRKVPPPGPSRPAVRLVDAVGDAKPQPVDSWV is encoded by the exons GAGCAGAGCCCGGGCAGCCAGGCCTCTTTGGCCATGATGCCGGAGGCGCCTGAGGTGCTGGAGGAGACAGTGACAGTGGAGGAGGACCCTGGCACCCCCACCTCCCATGTGTCCATCGTCACATCGGAAGATGGCACCACTCGTCGCACTGAGACCAAG GTCACCAAGACAGTCAAGACGGTGACCACTCGAACAGTGCGCCAGGTGCCCGTGGGCCCCGATGGCCTCCCCCTGCTGGACGGTGGCCACCCACTGGGCCCCTTCACCGATGGCCCCCTGGACCGACACTTCCTGCTGCGCGGGGGTGGCCCGGCGGCCACACTCTCCCGCACCTGCCTTGGCAGCGGAGGCGGCTTTCCTGACGAGCCCCGCGACGTCCCCAGCTATGGCAGCCTGTCCCGTGGGCTGGGTGTGCGGCCTCCGCGTGGAGGCCCCCTGGGCCCAGGCCCTGGTGATGGCTGCTTCACGCTGCCCAGCCGCCGGGAGGCCTTCCCCGCAGGCCCTGAGCCTGGTCCACCAGCTGGCCGCTCCCAGCCCGAGCGGTTCCAGGCAGAGCCGTATGGCTTGGAGGACGACACTCGCAGCCTGGCTGCTGAGGACGAGGGGGGCCCGGAGCTGGAGCCTGACTGTGGCACAGCCGCACGGAGGAGGCCAGACTGTGGGCGGGGCCTGCGCACCAG GGCCTACGAGGACGTGGCGGACGATGGCGGTGAGCTGATGGAGGAGCGGCCCCCCTTCCCAGCCACGACGGCGCCCCTGGCCCAGCCGGAACATGgcagcctgggcagcctggacCGGGCAGTGCGGCGCTCACCCTCGGTGGACAGTGCCCGCAAGGAGCCGCGCTGGCGGGACCCCGAGCTGCCCGAGGTGCTGGCCATGCTGCGGCACCCCGTGGACCCCGTGAAGGCCAACGCGGCCGCCTACCTGCAGCACCTGTGCTTTGAGAACGAGGGTGTCAAGCGCCGCGTGCGGCAGCTGCGGGGGCTGCCGCTGCTTGTGGCCCTGCTGGACCACCCGCGGGCAGAGGTGCGGCGCCGGGCCTGTGGGGCACTGCGGAACCTCTCGTATGGCAGGGATGCTGACAACAAGGCCGCCATCCGGGACTGCGGTGGTGTGCCTGCCCTGGTGCGCCTGCTGCGGGCTGCCCGGGACAGCGAGGTCCGCGAGCTCGTCACAG GCACACTCTGGAACCTGTCGTCCTACGAACCCCTGAAGATGGTCATCATTGACCACGGCCTGCAGACGCTGACCCATGAGGTCATTGTGCCACACTCGGGCTGGGAGCCAGAGCCCAACGAAGACTCCAAGCCACGGGATGCTGAGTGGACGACTGTCTTCAAGAACACATCAGGCTGCTTGAG GAATGTGAGCTCAGATGGTGCAGAGGCCCGGCGGCGACTCCGTGAGTGTGAGGGGCTGGTGGACGCACTCCTGCACGCCCTGCAGTCAGCCGTGGGCAGGAAGGACACGGACAACAAG TCAGTGGAGAACTGCGTGTGCATCGTGCGGAACCTCTCCTACCACGTGCACAAGGAGGTGCCGGGGGCTGACAGGTACCAGGAGGCCGAGCCCAGGCCCCCGGGCAGTGCCATGGGTGCCCAGCGCCGGAGGAGGGAGGACGCCGGCTGCTTTGGTGGCAAGAAGGCCAAAG AAGAGTGGTTCCATGAAG GAAAGAGGGTTGGTGAGATGGACCGGAACTTTGACACTCTGGACCTACCCAAGCGGACTGAGGCTGCCAAAG GCTTCGAGCTGCTGTACCAGCCCGAGGTAGTGCGTCTCTACCTGTCCCTCCTGACGGAGAGTCGGAACTTCAATACTCTGGAGGCCGCAGCCGGTGCCCTGCAGAACCTCAGTGCTGGCAACTGGGTG TGGGCCACGTACATCCGCGCCACAGTGCGCAAGGAGCGTGGGCTGCCGGTGCTGGTGGAGCTGCTGCAGTCGGAGACCGACAAGGTGGTGCGCGCCGTCGCCATCGCCCTGCGCAACCTCTCGCTGGACCGGCGCAACAAGGACCTCATCG GGAGCTACGCCATGGCCGAGCTCGTGCGAAATGTGCGCAGCGCGCAGGCACCCGCGCGGCCCGGGGCCTGTCTGGAGGAGGACACAGTGGTGGCCGTGCTCAACACCATCCACGAGATCGTGTCTGACAGCCTGGACAACGCGCGCTCGCTGCTGCAGGCCCGCGGCGTGCCTGCGCTGGTGGCACTTGGCGCCtccag CCAATCGGTGCGCGAGGCGAAGGCCGCATCCCATGTGCTGCAGACGGTGTGGAGTTACAAGGAGCTGCGTGGTGCTCTGCAGAGGGACGGCTGGACCAAGGCGCGCTTCCAG TCGGGTTCTGCTAATGCCAAGGGCCCCAAGGCACCACCGAGTCCCGGAGGCTTGGACGATAGCACACTGCCGCTGGTGGACAAGAGCCTGG ACGGCGAGAAGCCAGGCAGCCGGGACGTGATCCCCATGGAGGCACTTGGCCCAG ATGGATACTCCGCCGTTGACGGGAGGGAGTGCAGGGCTCGAGGCAGTGACCCTGCAGGGGAGGCCTCTGAGAAGGAATCGTTGAAA CCCGACCCCTGCAGGAAGGTTCCTCCTCCCGGGCCCAGCAGACCCGCGGTCAGGCTGGTGGACGCCGTGGGGGATGCTAAGCCTCAGCCTGTTGACTCCTGGGTCTAG